In Sphingobacteriaceae bacterium, the following are encoded in one genomic region:
- a CDS encoding tetratricopeptide repeat protein, with the protein MKYIQYILFTLEFSFSSVGKLLFWILFMYGNLIIPQNSKVDSLLKYGSVYEEKHNYEQALEYYQEALTKAQLLKDKVSLQKCYMSLGTVYYRKADYPKALDFNTESLRLAEELKDKNGIAFCYSILGIIYNDNGDHLSGIKYLNKAIDLAKIINDKKLLANFHNKLGSVYFKTKELEKAIDSYKTALKILEEINYKKGISGNLGSLGAIYNQMGKYELALEYINKQLQIAEELKNKSEIADGLYTKAGILIELGKDREALEYLIRSLQLSKEIGATQSVMVTYHGIATVHYNMGNFKEALDNYERSNLIKDSIFNAEKSYQISEIKIKYEVEKKELENKMLSQKTQIQSLELKQNNTIIIGLVGLFVLVILLGGLLIRQYRSRGEKKAMQLEQKVLRAQMNPHFLFNSLNSIQRLFIEGKTEQANDVIADFSNLLRRILNNSGSSFVSLKEEIDTLKLYMDIEKIRCDSCFTYSIEISENVDLINLQVPPLIIQPFIENAIWHGVLPAKKKGLIKIRIFKSNNAKSLLCTVQDNGVGINLNNLNKANSKGIQITQQRIGKDVIFEIPEGGGTLVKFNIPIKI; encoded by the coding sequence TTGAAATACATTCAATATATTTTATTTACACTGGAGTTCTCTTTTAGTTCTGTGGGTAAGTTATTGTTTTGGATTCTTTTCATGTATGGTAATTTAATTATTCCTCAAAATAGCAAAGTGGACAGTCTGCTCAAGTACGGAAGTGTTTATGAAGAGAAACATAACTATGAACAAGCTCTTGAGTATTATCAGGAAGCTTTAACAAAAGCTCAATTATTAAAGGATAAAGTTAGTTTGCAAAAATGTTATATGAGTTTAGGCACTGTTTATTACAGAAAAGCAGATTATCCAAAAGCGCTGGATTTTAATACTGAATCATTAAGATTAGCAGAAGAATTAAAAGATAAAAACGGAATCGCGTTTTGTTACTCCATTTTAGGTATAATATACAATGACAATGGCGATCATTTAAGTGGAATTAAGTATTTGAATAAAGCGATTGACCTTGCGAAAATTATTAATGATAAAAAATTATTAGCTAATTTTCATAATAAACTCGGATCTGTATATTTTAAAACTAAGGAATTAGAAAAGGCAATTGATTCCTATAAAACGGCTTTAAAAATTCTTGAAGAAATAAACTATAAAAAGGGAATTTCCGGCAACCTTGGTAGTCTTGGCGCAATCTATAATCAAATGGGTAAATATGAATTAGCCTTAGAATATATAAACAAACAACTTCAAATTGCTGAGGAATTAAAAAATAAATCAGAGATTGCTGATGGACTATATACCAAAGCAGGCATATTGATAGAATTGGGCAAAGATCGGGAAGCACTTGAATATTTAATAAGGTCTTTACAACTCTCCAAAGAAATTGGTGCTACACAATCGGTTATGGTCACTTATCACGGCATAGCCACTGTTCATTATAATATGGGCAATTTTAAAGAGGCGCTTGATAATTATGAACGCTCCAATTTAATTAAGGATAGTATTTTTAATGCTGAAAAGAGCTATCAAATTAGCGAAATCAAAATAAAGTATGAGGTAGAAAAAAAGGAACTTGAAAACAAAATGTTATCACAGAAAACTCAAATCCAATCCCTAGAATTAAAACAAAATAATACCATCATTATTGGATTGGTAGGTTTGTTTGTTCTTGTAATTCTATTAGGGGGTTTATTAATTCGTCAATACCGGTCACGAGGTGAAAAGAAAGCTATGCAACTTGAGCAAAAAGTGTTACGAGCACAAATGAATCCGCATTTTCTTTTTAATAGCCTCAACAGCATTCAACGCTTGTTCATAGAAGGTAAAACAGAACAAGCCAATGATGTTATTGCCGACTTTAGTAATTTATTAAGACGCATTTTAAATAATAGCGGATCGTCGTTTGTTAGTTTAAAAGAAGAAATTGACACCCTTAAACTATATATGGATATTGAAAAAATACGTTGCGACAGTTGCTTTACTTATTCAATTGAAATTTCAGAGAACGTGGATTTGATTAACTTGCAAGTTCCTCCACTTATTATACAACCCTTTATTGAAAATGCCATTTGGCATGGAGTATTACCGGCAAAAAAAAAGGGTTTAATTAAAATTCGAATTTTTAAAAGTAATAATGCCAAAAGTCTCTTGTGCACGGTTCAAGATAATGGTGTTGGTATAAACCTTAATAACCTTAATAAGGCGAATTCTAAAGGAATACAAATTACCCAACAGCGCATTGGCAAAGATGTGATTTTTGAAATACCCGAAGGAGGAGGCACCCTTGTTAAATTCAATATTCCAATTAAAATATGA
- a CDS encoding site-specific integrase, whose translation MITSKIVIRKQKKNSYNEAPLYLRITADRKAKFISLGISVNINYWDEKAQQVTRGHQNMQRINNFITTKLAEAQSMSLEAQSKERNVTAQKMKHNLLGRSGINFLDYFKAYNDKLLLRDKINTHRRANSVYIKIKEYMNGQHLAIEDITVKWLKDYELHLSTKKHNSINTIYTEMKGIRRIINEAISEDLIKPESTPFSKYKLKWENVEKNYLTEDELLLIEKLQLPKEECISIHRDIYVLATYAGGLRVSDLLQLKWKDFDGEKLTVKTQKTGSVVYIKLPIKALEIISKYKASASMSEGFIFPIMCKYKNLDKEKYRLKAISSATAYINKDLRKIADLACIDKHIHFHTSRHTWATRALRKGMRIEYVSKLMGHASIKTTQVYAKIVNEELDKAMDVFNDAKTEYLKVIA comes from the coding sequence ATGATTACCTCAAAAATAGTAATAAGAAAACAGAAAAAGAATTCGTACAATGAGGCACCACTTTATCTTCGCATTACAGCAGATCGCAAAGCCAAATTCATTTCTCTGGGTATTTCAGTGAATATCAACTATTGGGATGAAAAGGCACAGCAGGTAACACGAGGGCATCAAAACATGCAACGGATAAATAATTTTATTACTACTAAACTTGCTGAGGCACAATCCATGTCATTAGAAGCTCAATCAAAAGAGAGAAATGTAACTGCTCAAAAAATGAAACATAATTTATTAGGTCGCTCCGGCATCAATTTCTTGGATTATTTTAAGGCTTATAATGATAAGCTTCTTTTACGTGATAAGATAAATACTCACCGGAGGGCAAACAGTGTTTATATAAAGATTAAAGAATATATGAATGGACAACATTTGGCTATTGAAGACATAACTGTAAAATGGTTAAAAGATTATGAATTACACCTTTCAACTAAAAAACATAATTCAATCAATACTATATATACTGAAATGAAAGGCATTCGACGCATTATTAATGAAGCCATTAGTGAAGATCTTATAAAACCGGAAAGCACTCCGTTTTCAAAATATAAATTGAAGTGGGAAAACGTTGAAAAAAATTACCTTACAGAAGACGAACTGCTTTTAATAGAAAAATTGCAACTTCCAAAAGAAGAGTGTATTTCGATACACAGAGATATATATGTTTTAGCCACTTATGCCGGCGGTTTAAGGGTATCAGATCTCCTACAACTAAAATGGAAAGATTTTGACGGAGAAAAACTTACTGTAAAAACTCAAAAAACTGGTTCTGTAGTTTATATAAAGCTTCCTATTAAAGCTCTTGAAATTATAAGTAAATACAAAGCATCGGCTTCTATGAGCGAAGGATTTATTTTCCCTATTATGTGTAAATATAAAAATCTTGATAAAGAAAAATATCGTCTAAAAGCTATTTCCTCCGCTACTGCTTATATAAATAAAGATTTACGTAAAATAGCAGATTTAGCTTGCATTGACAAGCACATCCATTTCCACACTTCACGCCATACCTGGGCAACCAGAGCATTACGTAAAGGAATGCGTATCGAATATGTTTCAAAATTAATGGGTCATGCTTCCATTAAAACTACACAGGTTTACGCTAAAATTGTTAACGAAGAACTTGATAAAGCGATGGATGTTTTTAACGATGCTAAAACAGAATACCTTAAAGTTATAGCATAA
- a CDS encoding patatin-like phospholipase family protein has translation MKVEQFTQEAAVLNIISKLKEERIHEKEFSDVTDGTHQYVDLVMEGGGVLGVALAGYVYVLEQMNIRFLQLGGTSAGAINTMLMAAAGPIHEAKTEWILSQICNKDFNDFVDGDRDARGFINALLTDAGTVKLSIKGLQVIDNFHNDLGLNPGNNFHMWMKLLLHLKGIKTLKDLTELRKKSPNGGLYNRYDKNIVYGAEIFERVVIVAADVSTESKIIFPEMANLFWSEPENVCPADFVRATMSIPFFFFPFRVKNIPQGAKAWENWKINTGYVGNTPSEVTFVDGGIMSNFPIDIFHQHTKVPHAPTLGVKLGEDRTQVKKTDKFFPYLGAIFDSARHIHDYNFLLKNPDFQKLICMVNIDGHNWLDFGIKDEAKVDLFVRGAKAASEFLRTFDWTKYKQIRKGLADAYIVANA, from the coding sequence ATGAAAGTAGAGCAATTTACACAAGAAGCCGCGGTATTAAATATTATATCGAAACTTAAAGAAGAAAGAATACATGAGAAAGAATTTTCTGATGTAACAGACGGTACGCACCAATACGTAGATTTAGTAATGGAAGGTGGTGGTGTGTTAGGAGTTGCCTTAGCGGGTTATGTGTATGTGTTAGAACAAATGAATATACGTTTTCTGCAATTAGGAGGAACTTCAGCAGGAGCCATTAACACCATGCTTATGGCTGCCGCAGGACCTATACACGAAGCAAAAACAGAATGGATTTTATCGCAAATATGTAATAAAGACTTTAATGATTTTGTTGATGGAGATAGAGATGCGCGCGGATTTATTAACGCATTACTTACTGATGCCGGTACTGTTAAGTTATCAATTAAAGGCTTACAAGTAATTGATAATTTTCATAATGATTTAGGATTGAATCCCGGAAATAATTTTCACATGTGGATGAAATTATTACTGCATTTAAAAGGAATAAAAACATTAAAAGATTTAACGGAGCTAAGAAAGAAAAGCCCTAACGGAGGGTTGTACAACAGATATGATAAAAATATTGTTTACGGCGCGGAAATATTTGAGAGAGTTGTAATAGTTGCCGCCGATGTTTCAACCGAGAGCAAAATTATTTTTCCGGAAATGGCGAATCTTTTTTGGAGTGAGCCTGAAAATGTATGTCCGGCTGATTTTGTAAGAGCAACCATGTCTATTCCATTCTTCTTTTTTCCGTTCAGAGTAAAAAACATACCGCAAGGCGCAAAAGCTTGGGAAAACTGGAAAATTAATACAGGATATGTAGGCAATACACCGTCTGAAGTTACATTTGTGGATGGGGGTATTATGTCTAATTTTCCGATTGATATATTTCATCAGCATACCAAAGTGCCACACGCGCCTACTTTAGGTGTAAAGCTTGGAGAAGATAGAACACAGGTAAAGAAAACCGATAAGTTTTTTCCATACTTAGGCGCAATATTTGACTCAGCAAGACATATACACGATTACAATTTTTTATTAAAAAACCCGGATTTTCAAAAGTTGATTTGCATGGTAAACATTGATGGGCACAACTGGTTAGATTTTGGAATAAAAGATGAAGCAAAAGTTGATTTGTTTGTAAGGGGCGCAAAAGCCGCTTCGGAATTTTTAAGAACTTTTGATTGGACCAAATACAAACAAATACGTAAAGGACTTGCAGATGCTTATATAGTAGCTAATGCGTAA
- a CDS encoding collagen-like protein, translated as MGTSQFLSVPYALYSANGPAGPAGPQGPAGSPGATGPAGPQGAQGVAGPTGATGATGATGATGATGATGPAGPQGPAGVAGPAGPQGPAGATGATGPAGPAGPQGPQGVPGPSVTNGWVTTGNALAATGILGSTTNFNTDFYTNNIQRGRMDTQGRLLWGSNAPTYTNGLVAVTSNGTWIHGVQGISAGGGSALSGICPPGVNSAWPTIAGETGGSGTGSGVYGYNASTNSSTISSGVTGEWQASGTNGGYGVVGNNNSTTGNTRVGVFGLYNGNAFGIGVLGVGFNGNLPTGNLDIGVAGMVANNANYSGYYNGNHVISNGTKSGSIPTTKGNQLLYCMESPEVWFEDFGSGQLNNGQITINLDALFLETVVIDDKHPLRVFVQMEGESQDVYVTKNKTSFVVKERNNGTSNAPFSYRVIAKRVHFQDHRFGNDPLWGPGDTRQYSYYAEPTPIDYEECVQFWASFKKNYKPGPLPPHFSKPSVAEQKSFVNKSNSKESK; from the coding sequence ATGGGAACATCTCAGTTTCTTAGCGTACCTTATGCTTTATATTCAGCTAACGGTCCTGCGGGTCCAGCCGGTCCTCAAGGTCCTGCCGGTTCACCGGGAGCAACTGGTCCTGCCGGACCTCAAGGTGCACAAGGTGTAGCCGGACCAACAGGAGCAACGGGTGCAACAGGAGCAACAGGAGCTACAGGAGCTACAGGAGCAACCGGTCCTGCGGGTCCTCAAGGTCCTGCCGGAGTTGCGGGTCCTGCCGGTCCTCAAGGTCCTGCAGGAGCAACTGGTGCTACAGGTCCTGCAGGTCCTGCCGGCCCTCAAGGTCCTCAAGGTGTACCGGGTCCATCTGTTACTAACGGATGGGTTACTACAGGTAATGCTTTAGCAGCAACAGGAATTTTAGGTAGTACTACAAATTTTAATACAGATTTTTACACCAATAATATTCAGCGAGGTAGAATGGATACACAAGGACGTTTACTTTGGGGTTCAAACGCTCCTACCTACACAAATGGTTTAGTTGCAGTTACCTCAAACGGTACTTGGATTCATGGAGTACAAGGGATTTCAGCAGGCGGTGGCTCAGCTTTAAGCGGAATTTGCCCTCCGGGTGTTAATAGTGCATGGCCAACAATCGCCGGAGAAACCGGTGGTTCAGGAACGGGAAGTGGTGTTTATGGATATAATGCATCAACCAATTCCTCCACAATTTCTTCTGGTGTAACTGGAGAATGGCAAGCTTCTGGAACAAATGGTGGATATGGTGTTGTAGGTAACAATAATAGTACAACAGGAAATACTCGTGTTGGTGTATTTGGACTATATAATGGAAATGCATTTGGAATTGGAGTTTTAGGCGTTGGATTTAATGGTAATCTTCCAACCGGAAATCTTGATATAGGTGTGGCCGGTATGGTTGCCAATAACGCAAATTACAGTGGATATTATAACGGAAATCATGTAATATCAAACGGAACTAAATCCGGTTCTATTCCTACAACAAAAGGAAATCAATTATTGTATTGCATGGAATCACCGGAAGTATGGTTTGAAGATTTTGGTAGTGGTCAACTAAATAATGGTCAGATAACCATTAATTTAGATGCTCTGTTTTTAGAAACAGTAGTTATAGATGACAAGCATCCATTAAGAGTTTTTGTTCAAATGGAAGGAGAATCACAGGATGTTTATGTAACAAAAAATAAAACATCATTTGTGGTAAAAGAAAGAAACAACGGTACTTCAAATGCACCATTTTCTTATCGTGTAATTGCTAAACGTGTACACTTTCAAGATCACCGATTCGGAAACGATCCGCTTTGGGGCCCAGGAGACACTCGTCAATATTCTTATTATGCAGAGCCAACTCCAATTGATTATGAAGAATGCGTTCAGTTTTGGGCTAGTTTCAAAAAGAATTACAAGCCAGGGCCTTTACCTCCACACTTTTCAAAACCTAGTGTGGCTGAACAAAAATCTTTCGTAAATAAATCGAATAGTAAAGAGTCAAAATAG
- a CDS encoding helix-turn-helix transcriptional regulator yields MKKPTNKSIINFFDFLENPEYDDNELLKKDEKFINQDFVYQVHKLMLLNNSMSKSELAKRLDVSKSYVTQLFNGDKKINLNLMAKIQRTFNVKFVLNYVELESSNEKKEEFYEDMSDSRNEIKEKTAKIIKISYKSNENYESNKVGEPITPYVINA; encoded by the coding sequence ATGAAAAAACCAACAAATAAATCAATTATTAACTTTTTTGACTTTTTAGAAAACCCAGAATATGATGATAATGAATTGCTGAAGAAAGATGAGAAATTCATTAATCAAGATTTTGTATATCAAGTTCATAAATTGATGTTGCTCAATAATTCTATGTCTAAATCAGAATTAGCAAAGCGATTGGATGTTTCTAAAAGTTATGTAACACAGTTATTTAATGGTGACAAGAAGATTAATCTTAATTTAATGGCTAAAATTCAAAGGACATTTAATGTAAAATTTGTTTTAAATTATGTTGAATTAGAATCTTCAAATGAAAAAAAGGAAGAATTTTATGAGGACATGAGTGATTCAAGAAATGAAATTAAAGAAAAAACAGCTAAAATAATTAAAATTAGTTATAAGTCTAATGAGAATTATGAATCTAATAAAGTTGGCGAGCCAATAACACCTTATGTCATTAATGCCTAA
- a CDS encoding T9SS type A sorting domain-containing protein codes for MKHFFFFIVLLFGFISFQSQTVTPVLLSNDGGFSSLTNGSISWSIGEPVSESYTNGGNITTMGFHQPEIGLNTLIKQQGEEVQILIYPNPVKEILNVNLEGLKAGKYNIDLNDAVGKLIYTTNMEVTESSYKLEIKINEAAAGNYFLRVSNANFLKAVKITKVN; via the coding sequence ATGAAACACTTCTTTTTTTTCATTGTTCTACTTTTCGGGTTTATTTCTTTTCAATCACAAACAGTAACCCCTGTCTTATTATCTAACGATGGTGGTTTTTCTTCCTTAACCAACGGATCAATCTCCTGGTCGATCGGCGAACCGGTAAGTGAATCTTATACCAATGGAGGAAATATTACAACCATGGGTTTTCATCAACCCGAAATCGGATTAAACACTCTCATTAAACAACAAGGTGAGGAGGTTCAGATTTTAATTTATCCAAATCCGGTAAAGGAAATTTTAAATGTAAATCTGGAAGGTCTTAAAGCGGGAAAGTACAACATAGATTTAAATGATGCTGTTGGCAAACTTATTTATACAACTAATATGGAGGTAACCGAATCATCTTATAAATTAGAAATAAAAATAAACGAAGCTGCTGCCGGCAATTATTTCCTAAGAGTTAGCAATGCTAATTTTTTAAAAGCAGTTAAAATCACTAAAGTAAATTAA
- a CDS encoding toxin-antitoxin system YwqK family antitoxin, whose amino-acid sequence MKKKYILIVSLLFPFFIIAQSGSIFVSVKCEDLVPENTERQINYEIAKMCKKVWEEKIGLGIGGPFGTYKRHVYDNNTIILRDGLGNIIEKQYKVKAIIVKKNGKCKVAYLKIGKAYQGGGVYGGFSGAFVEGAASPVECECADKLTDWLEGNTNSNETGESNVKRVKDVVPNKELSNGPYEEKGGDGLVYKTGQYDNGKKVGVWIYYGKGGKSAGKVEKEESYKDGEFDGTIKTFDENGLVTYSADYKNGKYNGKTKYYKSGALTMEEQNVDGQRNGKMIEYQSGKKWKETDFINAKKDGQEIYYFIENGKVKTITSYKDDKQNGSYKNFNKDGSLYEEGAFKDGYKEGEWKKYDAKGKVTEKIFYVKGEEEK is encoded by the coding sequence ATGAAAAAAAAATATATTTTAATTGTTTCTTTATTATTTCCCTTTTTTATTATAGCACAATCAGGAAGCATTTTTGTTTCAGTAAAATGCGAGGATTTGGTTCCAGAAAATACTGAAAGACAAATAAATTATGAAATTGCTAAAATGTGTAAAAAAGTGTGGGAAGAAAAAATAGGATTAGGAATTGGTGGGCCATTTGGAACATATAAACGCCACGTCTATGATAACAACACTATTATTCTTCGAGATGGGCTCGGCAACATTATAGAGAAACAATATAAAGTTAAAGCAATAATCGTGAAGAAAAATGGCAAGTGTAAAGTTGCCTACTTAAAAATAGGCAAAGCTTACCAAGGCGGAGGAGTGTACGGAGGATTTTCAGGAGCATTTGTAGAAGGTGCAGCTTCGCCTGTGGAATGCGAATGTGCCGATAAGTTAACTGATTGGCTTGAAGGAAATACTAACTCTAATGAAACCGGAGAATCAAATGTAAAAAGAGTAAAAGATGTTGTACCTAACAAAGAATTATCTAATGGACCTTATGAAGAAAAAGGTGGAGATGGCCTTGTGTACAAAACCGGACAATACGATAATGGCAAAAAAGTGGGTGTTTGGATATATTATGGTAAAGGTGGAAAAAGTGCAGGTAAAGTTGAAAAAGAAGAAAGTTATAAAGACGGAGAATTTGATGGGACTATAAAAACTTTTGATGAAAATGGTTTAGTTACTTATTCTGCCGATTATAAAAACGGAAAGTATAATGGTAAAACAAAATATTACAAAAGTGGAGCTTTAACAATGGAAGAGCAAAATGTAGATGGGCAAAGAAACGGCAAAATGATTGAATACCAAAGTGGTAAAAAATGGAAAGAAACTGATTTCATTAATGCAAAAAAGGATGGACAGGAAATATATTACTTTATTGAAAATGGAAAAGTTAAAACAATAACGAGCTACAAAGATGACAAACAAAATGGCTCATACAAGAACTTCAATAAAGATGGGAGTTTGTACGAAGAAGGAGCATTCAAAGATGGATATAAGGAAGGTGAATGGAAAAAATACGATGCAAAAGGTAAGGTAACAGAAAAAATATTTTATGTAAAAGGAGAAGAGGAAAAATAG
- a CDS encoding T9SS type A sorting domain-containing protein, which translates to MMIYPNPSHGHFSINNVVNGSKLEIYNSTAQLIFSEIAEGSETHLHLENEPNGIYLIKCGHEIFKVVKQ; encoded by the coding sequence ATGATGATATATCCTAATCCATCTCACGGCCATTTCTCGATAAATAATGTGGTTAATGGAAGTAAACTAGAAATATATAATTCAACCGCTCAACTTATTTTCTCAGAAATTGCTGAAGGAAGTGAAACACATTTGCATTTGGAAAATGAACCCAATGGCATTTATTTAATAAAATGTGGCCATGAAATTTTTAAAGTGGTCAAGCAGTAA
- a CDS encoding response regulator transcription factor gives MINAIIIDDEKDARFLLRSQLIKYFNQTINIVAEADDVESGVQAIKKHKPDLVFLDIKMPSGTGFDVLEKTKDETNFEVIFITAHDDYAVKAFQFSAFGYLLKPVKTSEIRALIEKLESHLQIIKKGVDQRFKVLVENYGDDRKIKKLVVTNMEGFQVLNIENIMRLEGDRNYTHFIMSDSKKITTSKTLGEYEELLNDFGFFRAHQSTVINLRHVKSYKKAEELIEMGDGELIKLSRHRKADFIKRFI, from the coding sequence ATGATAAACGCCATCATTATTGACGATGAAAAGGATGCTCGCTTTTTACTAAGAAGCCAGCTTATTAAATATTTCAATCAAACAATCAATATAGTTGCCGAAGCTGATGATGTTGAAAGCGGAGTACAAGCTATTAAAAAGCACAAGCCCGATCTTGTTTTTTTGGATATAAAAATGCCCTCCGGTACTGGCTTTGATGTACTTGAAAAGACAAAAGATGAGACAAATTTTGAAGTAATTTTTATTACTGCTCACGATGATTACGCTGTAAAAGCTTTTCAGTTTAGTGCATTTGGATATCTTCTGAAACCTGTAAAAACCTCCGAAATACGTGCACTCATTGAAAAATTAGAAAGCCATTTGCAAATAATAAAAAAAGGTGTTGATCAACGCTTCAAAGTGTTGGTTGAAAATTATGGTGATGACCGCAAAATAAAAAAACTGGTTGTTACAAACATGGAGGGATTTCAGGTTTTAAATATTGAAAACATTATGAGATTGGAAGGGGATCGCAACTATACGCATTTTATCATGAGTGATTCGAAAAAAATAACCACCAGTAAAACCCTGGGAGAATACGAAGAGTTGCTGAATGATTTTGGTTTCTTTCGGGCTCATCAAAGTACAGTAATAAATCTTAGACACGTGAAATCATATAAGAAGGCGGAAGAGCTAATTGAGATGGGAGATGGTGAACTAATAAAATTAAGCAGACACCGAAAAGCTGATTTTATTAAACGCTTTATATAA
- a CDS encoding LytTR family transcriptional regulator yields MSDSKKITTSKTLGEYEDLLNDFGFFRAHQSTIINLRHVKSYNKAEELIEMADEKLIKLSRHRKSDFIKRFI; encoded by the coding sequence ATGAGTGATTCAAAAAAAATAACCACCAGCAAAACATTAGGAGAATACGAAGATTTACTGAATGATTTCGGATTTTTTCGTGCTCATCAAAGCACTATAATAAATCTTAGACATGTTAAGTCTTATAATAAGGCAGAAGAGCTAATTGAAATGGCAGACGAAAAATTAATAAAGTTGAGTCGACATCGCAAATCCGATTTTATTAAACGTTTTATATAA